A single genomic interval of Streptosporangium album harbors:
- a CDS encoding GNAT family N-acetyltransferase, with translation MRPDDWHLTEDLDDFLARAGDFLRSRPALHTTPLTVIEKLRTRGADAYGAEAPVFGRLERAGEVRSIFYRLPSRRLSLTPLTPEQADTLAAHLADLGHPLSGVTADHDTATAFAEAWQQHTDAAPVPSWRGRLYRLGTLTPPEPLPEGRGRAVGEQNHEQLIHWCSEFVAAVGEDFSIDAGSWAGSRFADKRFTFWETPDGTPVSMAGSTSMVGGMIRVDPVYTPAHLRGRGYAGTVTVEVSRAALTAGATDVVLFADPANPTSNALYQRIGYVPVTDFAGYDFSYDAPEAS, from the coding sequence ATGCGCCCGGATGACTGGCACCTCACCGAAGACCTCGACGACTTCCTCGCCCGAGCCGGAGACTTCCTGCGCTCGCGCCCCGCCCTGCACACCACGCCGCTGACGGTGATCGAGAAACTGCGAACGCGCGGGGCGGACGCATACGGCGCCGAAGCCCCCGTATTCGGCCGACTGGAGCGAGCGGGCGAGGTCCGCTCCATCTTCTACCGCCTTCCGTCCCGCCGCCTGAGCCTCACCCCCCTCACCCCCGAGCAAGCCGACACCCTCGCCGCCCACCTGGCCGACCTCGGCCACCCCCTCTCCGGCGTCACCGCGGACCACGACACCGCCACCGCTTTCGCCGAAGCCTGGCAGCAGCACACAGACGCAGCGCCGGTACCCAGCTGGCGGGGCCGTCTCTACCGTCTCGGCACGCTCACCCCACCGGAGCCGCTCCCAGAGGGCCGGGGTCGCGCCGTGGGCGAGCAGAACCATGAGCAACTCATCCACTGGTGCAGTGAGTTCGTCGCCGCCGTCGGAGAAGACTTCTCCATAGACGCTGGCTCCTGGGCCGGCTCGCGCTTCGCCGACAAACGCTTCACATTCTGGGAGACCCCGGACGGCACTCCCGTCTCCATGGCAGGCTCGACTTCGATGGTCGGCGGCATGATCCGGGTGGACCCCGTCTACACCCCGGCCCACCTCCGGGGTCGCGGCTACGCGGGCACCGTGACGGTTGAGGTGAGCAGGGCCGCGCTGACCGCAGGCGCGACGGACGTCGTACTGTTCGCAGACCCGGCCAACCCCACCAGCAACGCCCTCTACCAGCGAATCGGGTACGTCCCGGTTACCGACTTCGCCGGGTACGACTTCTCCTACGACGCACCAGAAGCCAGTTAA
- the ltrA gene encoding group II intron reverse transcriptase/maturase yields the protein MVNGPEDLLRLDAEKWETIDWRAQEEQIRRLRRRIFKAVQEEDWPKARNLQKLMLRSRGNTLMSVRQVTQRNAGRKTAGIDGEVALTSEARAEMAVRVHATIGSWKPHAVKRVHIPKASNPAKLRPLGIPVIMDRCHQARVRNALEPEWEARFEPRSYGFRPGRSCQDAIQSIFQATSQKLAKRMWVLDADLAAAFDRIDHTRLLEAIGSFPARDMIRDWLKAGVFEKGTGFSPTDEGTPQGGVISPCLMNVALHGLEEAAGVSYRTDGCHAGETVAGRPIAVRYADDMIALCHSRQQAEQVKARLAQWLRPRGLTFNEDKTRIVHLTEGFEFLGVLIRRYPNGKTLTTPSPSAVRRLKLRLAAEMRSLRGSNAQAVIARLDPIVRGWAAYYRSMVSSKVFTALDNYVWRLTFKWAKCGHPNKPRRWIVDRYYGKFNKFRNDRWVFGDQETGACLTKFAWTPIVRHKLVLGSASPDDPALAEYWTKRQTRVKPPLDSYTLRLLTMQDGRCSLCEDALLTADQPPESPEQWARWWLHVVRRAIAADYLVHHGRSGPSGDGQTRLVHASCHRSYLSRRHRNPAQHT from the coding sequence ATGGTGAACGGACCCGAGGATCTGCTGCGCCTGGACGCCGAGAAGTGGGAGACCATCGACTGGCGGGCGCAGGAAGAGCAGATACGGCGGCTGCGGCGCAGGATCTTCAAGGCGGTTCAGGAGGAGGACTGGCCCAAGGCCAGAAACCTTCAGAAGCTGATGCTGCGGAGCCGGGGCAACACGCTGATGAGCGTGCGGCAGGTGACGCAGCGCAACGCTGGCCGCAAGACCGCGGGCATCGACGGGGAGGTCGCGCTGACCTCCGAGGCCAGGGCCGAGATGGCGGTGCGCGTGCACGCCACAATCGGTTCCTGGAAGCCGCACGCGGTCAAGCGGGTGCACATCCCGAAAGCCAGCAACCCCGCCAAGCTCCGCCCGCTCGGCATTCCGGTGATCATGGACCGATGTCATCAGGCACGGGTCCGTAACGCGCTGGAACCCGAGTGGGAGGCCCGGTTCGAGCCCCGATCGTATGGGTTCAGGCCAGGCCGGAGCTGCCAAGACGCGATCCAGTCCATCTTCCAGGCCACCAGTCAGAAGCTGGCGAAACGGATGTGGGTACTGGATGCGGACCTGGCGGCGGCGTTCGACCGCATCGACCACACCCGGCTTCTGGAGGCCATCGGGTCGTTCCCCGCCAGGGACATGATCCGGGACTGGCTGAAGGCCGGGGTGTTCGAGAAGGGCACGGGATTCTCACCGACCGACGAGGGCACCCCTCAAGGCGGCGTGATCTCCCCGTGCCTGATGAACGTCGCGTTGCACGGACTGGAAGAAGCCGCCGGGGTCAGCTACCGAACTGACGGCTGCCATGCCGGAGAAACGGTGGCAGGACGCCCGATAGCGGTCCGCTACGCCGACGATATGATCGCCTTGTGCCACTCCAGGCAGCAGGCCGAACAGGTCAAGGCGCGCCTTGCCCAGTGGCTGAGACCCAGGGGTCTGACCTTCAATGAGGATAAGACCCGCATCGTTCACCTCACCGAGGGGTTCGAGTTCCTGGGCGTCCTCATCCGCCGCTATCCCAACGGCAAGACGCTGACCACGCCGAGCCCCTCGGCGGTCAGGCGGCTGAAGCTGCGGCTCGCGGCCGAAATGCGCAGTCTGCGCGGCTCGAACGCGCAGGCGGTCATAGCCCGGCTCGATCCCATCGTGCGGGGCTGGGCCGCCTACTACCGCAGCATGGTCTCGTCCAAGGTGTTCACCGCCCTGGACAACTACGTATGGAGGCTCACCTTCAAGTGGGCCAAGTGCGGCCATCCGAACAAGCCAAGGCGCTGGATCGTCGACCGGTACTACGGCAAGTTCAACAAGTTCAGGAACGACCGGTGGGTGTTCGGCGACCAGGAGACCGGCGCCTGCCTCACCAAGTTCGCCTGGACCCCCATCGTCCGACACAAGCTCGTTCTGGGCAGCGCATCCCCCGATGACCCTGCCCTGGCCGAGTACTGGACCAAACGGCAAACGCGGGTCAAACCTCCGCTTGACAGCTACACCCTCCGCCTGCTCACCATGCAGGACGGCCGGTGCTCGCTCTGTGAAGACGCCCTGCTGACTGCCGACCAGCCACCCGAGTCACCCGAACAATGGGCGCGGTGGTGGCTACACGTCGTCAGACGCGCGATAGCAGCCGACTATCTCGTGCACCACGGGCGATCTGGTCCATCCGGCGATGGTCAGACCCGCCTCGTTCACGCTTCCTGCCATCGCAGCTACCTCAGCCGACGACACAGGAATCCAGCACAGCACACCTGA
- a CDS encoding DUF2268 domain-containing protein translates to MSITVLDTYSAMRRILLAPVADRVDLLRSMLEANKGMYRYHPGEIDLVAVHLQSSGFPIDRDEQRCLDALETLAAAGAWERMQRALDDALAVLLEATPGLEAPDITVLFLLGDPGDKHFMGPCKGLTGFGGISGHIAITFWPFPENVERLEATAVHELNHNLRWSPGGVVWDPMTVTVGEHIVGEGLADAFARQLYGDELGPARIGVPHLHDDEVFAKVLTGLDVTGMHNFTAWVHGDAGAEHLGVTPVGLPMGAGYAAGNRLVDTYLAATGQTAAQALRADAAEIIATTLRSR, encoded by the coding sequence ATGTCGATCACTGTTCTTGACACCTACTCCGCCATGAGGCGGATCCTGCTGGCCCCGGTCGCGGACCGCGTTGACCTGCTGCGTTCGATGCTGGAGGCCAACAAGGGCATGTACCGCTACCACCCCGGCGAAATCGACCTGGTCGCCGTGCACCTCCAATCGTCCGGGTTCCCCATCGACCGCGACGAGCAGCGTTGCCTCGACGCGCTCGAAACCCTGGCGGCGGCCGGAGCCTGGGAGCGGATGCAACGCGCGCTCGACGACGCTCTGGCCGTACTTCTGGAGGCGACGCCGGGGCTGGAGGCCCCGGACATCACCGTGCTGTTCCTCCTCGGCGATCCGGGTGACAAGCACTTCATGGGCCCCTGCAAGGGATTGACCGGGTTCGGCGGCATCTCGGGCCACATCGCCATCACGTTCTGGCCCTTCCCCGAGAACGTGGAGCGGCTGGAGGCCACCGCCGTACACGAACTCAACCACAACCTGCGGTGGAGCCCGGGCGGTGTCGTGTGGGACCCGATGACCGTCACAGTCGGCGAGCACATCGTCGGCGAGGGCCTGGCCGACGCCTTCGCCCGGCAACTCTACGGCGACGAGCTCGGCCCCGCCCGCATCGGCGTGCCGCACCTGCACGACGACGAGGTCTTCGCCAAGGTGCTCACCGGGCTCGACGTGACAGGCATGCACAACTTCACCGCCTGGGTGCACGGCGACGCCGGCGCCGAGCACCTCGGTGTCACCCCGGTGGGACTGCCGATGGGCGCCGGGTACGCCGCGGGCAACCGGCTGGTCGACACCTACCTGGCGGCGACCGGGCAGACGGCGGCGCAGGCCCTGCGCGCTGACGCGGCGGAGATCATCGCGACCACTCTCCGCAGCAGGTAA
- a CDS encoding MerR family transcriptional regulator produces the protein MEWTIQELAARAGITSRTLRHYDRFGLLAPSRVGANGYRFYDPTAVARLQRILLMRRLGMGLPAIAEVLADEVEACDGLRAHIAALEEERDRIERQLRSVRHTLEALQAGAEPRMDVMLAGFNDHYKDEVISRWGERAFQAGNDWWHDKSLDQQLAWKQDTEDLVAAWVAAVKAGVSPTSEHAQSLAARHVRWLSQIPGTPTAEGDRERSIEMVKGLGDMYVDDPRFTGMYDDAAGAAFVRDALQAYARTRM, from the coding sequence ATGGAGTGGACGATCCAGGAGCTCGCGGCGAGGGCCGGCATAACCAGCCGCACCCTGCGTCACTACGACCGCTTCGGGCTCCTGGCCCCGTCCCGGGTCGGCGCGAACGGGTACCGCTTCTACGACCCCACCGCGGTCGCCCGGCTGCAGCGGATCCTGCTCATGCGCCGGCTCGGCATGGGCTTGCCGGCCATCGCCGAGGTCCTGGCCGACGAGGTGGAAGCGTGCGACGGGCTCCGCGCCCACATCGCCGCACTGGAGGAGGAACGGGACCGCATCGAACGGCAGCTCCGGTCCGTGCGTCACACGCTCGAGGCCCTGCAGGCGGGGGCGGAACCGCGGATGGACGTGATGCTGGCGGGGTTCAACGACCACTACAAGGACGAGGTGATCTCACGCTGGGGCGAGCGCGCGTTCCAAGCGGGCAACGACTGGTGGCACGACAAGTCCCTTGACCAGCAGCTGGCCTGGAAGCAGGACACCGAAGACCTCGTCGCCGCATGGGTCGCCGCAGTGAAGGCCGGGGTTTCTCCGACATCGGAACACGCTCAGTCACTGGCTGCCCGGCACGTCCGGTGGCTGAGCCAGATCCCGGGTACCCCCACGGCCGAGGGCGACCGGGAGCGCTCGATCGAGATGGTGAAAGGCCTGGGGGACATGTACGTCGACGACCCCCGCTTCACCGGCATGTACGACGACGCCGCGGGGGCGGCGTTCGTCCGCGACGCACTGCAAGCGTACGCGCGGACCCGGATGTAG
- a CDS encoding recombinase family protein codes for MANLIYKRVSTDQQSTARQNLVLDEAGIEDPIPFEEESGTSSRLHPLQRSKFGELLNYARPGDTVHISEMFRLVRGTQHILDVLDVLHRDRLALRIHDGAFSAMDLTARHPRTGELLSTVKFMVQTLAAAGELQRELQRELTYDGLRAAEAKGSKGGRRPAIPAGKTDAVRTAYLGGRSVAALAREHDVSRGAVRTAVADLMPEHTAAGHEGTPATELPVTLDMPGKVADFLRAAELEPAARSPSSSSRPAIWRSSSEAPQGAG; via the coding sequence ATGGCCAACCTGATCTACAAGCGGGTCTCGACCGACCAGCAGTCGACCGCCCGGCAAAACCTCGTCCTCGACGAGGCCGGGATCGAGGACCCGATCCCGTTCGAGGAGGAGTCCGGCACCTCCAGCCGCCTCCACCCCCTCCAGCGCTCGAAGTTCGGCGAACTGCTCAACTACGCGCGGCCGGGCGACACCGTGCACATCTCCGAGATGTTCCGCCTCGTACGCGGCACCCAGCACATCCTCGACGTGCTCGACGTCCTCCACCGCGATCGTCTCGCCCTGCGCATCCACGACGGCGCGTTCTCCGCAATGGACCTCACCGCCCGCCACCCGCGCACCGGAGAACTGCTGTCCACCGTGAAGTTCATGGTGCAGACCCTCGCGGCCGCGGGCGAACTCCAGCGTGAACTCCAGCGCGAGCTGACCTATGACGGGCTGCGGGCCGCCGAGGCGAAGGGCAGCAAGGGCGGCCGCCGCCCGGCAATCCCGGCCGGGAAGACGGACGCCGTCCGCACCGCCTACCTGGGCGGCCGGTCCGTCGCCGCTCTGGCCCGCGAGCACGACGTCAGCCGGGGCGCCGTCCGCACGGCCGTCGCCGACCTCATGCCCGAGCACACCGCCGCTGGCCACGAGGGCACGCCGGCCACGGAGCTGCCGGTCACTCTCGACATGCCGGGTAAGGTCGCCGACTTCCTCCGCGCCGCCGAGCTGGAGCCCGCCGCGCGGTCGCCCTCGTCGTCATCGCGACCGGCGATCTGGCGCTCTTCCTCAGAAGCGCCCCAAGGCGCGGGTTAA
- a CDS encoding recombinase family protein — MADLPASSVSPADRDADDVERHPCPRCGVAAGSPCRSRSGAVAGTYHTGRFTKVGRLAKLLRVQTPADRGPGQPWRPGTPPPAPLATDAPTADIRIGYARCSSLTQELQSQLDALAAHGIDRDKIFSEKISTRVRVRPQFEAALALARQIKAHAPHCRVILTVYEMKRLGRDAAELTALADHLVAHGLVLEMLDGPLAGLYDPSGPGRMLFAFFAAMAETEREAIREATLEGLDAAARKGNHGGRPAVITEDMLHTVLRHRAAGESVETSEAT; from the coding sequence GTGGCCGACCTCCCCGCATCCTCCGTGTCCCCTGCCGACCGCGACGCCGACGACGTCGAGCGCCACCCGTGCCCGCGCTGCGGCGTGGCGGCGGGCTCGCCGTGCCGATCCCGTTCCGGCGCCGTCGCCGGGACCTACCACACCGGCCGCTTCACCAAGGTCGGCCGGCTGGCAAAGCTGCTGCGGGTACAGACCCCTGCCGATCGCGGTCCGGGACAGCCGTGGCGGCCCGGCACCCCGCCACCGGCCCCACTCGCCACGGATGCGCCCACCGCTGACATCCGGATCGGATACGCCCGTTGCAGCTCGCTGACCCAGGAACTGCAGTCACAACTCGATGCCCTCGCGGCCCACGGCATCGATCGCGACAAGATCTTCTCCGAGAAGATCTCGACCCGGGTCCGGGTCCGCCCCCAGTTCGAGGCCGCGCTCGCCCTGGCCCGCCAGATCAAGGCGCATGCCCCGCACTGCCGCGTCATCCTGACCGTGTACGAAATGAAACGGCTCGGCCGCGACGCCGCCGAACTCACCGCACTGGCCGACCACCTGGTCGCGCACGGACTGGTCCTGGAGATGCTCGACGGGCCGCTGGCCGGCCTGTACGACCCGTCCGGCCCGGGCCGGATGCTGTTCGCCTTCTTCGCCGCGATGGCCGAAACCGAACGCGAAGCCATACGGGAGGCGACCCTGGAGGGCCTGGACGCCGCCGCCCGCAAGGGTAACCACGGCGGACGGCCCGCCGTCATCACCGAGGACATGCTGCACACCGTGCTGCGCCACAGGGCCGCCGGCGAGTCCGTTGAGACATCCGAGGCGACCTGA
- a CDS encoding IS5 family transposase produces MTDAEWQAIEPVMPRPAWLHGNGGRPEKYCRRLIVDAIRYVVDNGCKWRNLPADFPPWRTVHAIFTRWWQDGDLYVLHNDPREHVRLAEGRQTEPSAGIIDSQSLRAAETVATDSRGYDAAKKVQGRKRHVIVDTLGLLLVVIVTAAGVQDRDGAKPALERLRDWYERISPIWAGSAYAGKLVTWAKKHVRRTLEIVKRSDDVSGFVVLPRRWVVERTLSWICQRRRCVRDYERLSEHHEAMVLWAMIILMGRRLARSASPESP; encoded by the coding sequence ATGACCGACGCCGAATGGCAGGCCATCGAGCCGGTCATGCCCCGGCCGGCCTGGTTACACGGCAACGGCGGACGCCCCGAGAAGTACTGCCGTCGCCTGATCGTGGACGCCATCCGGTACGTGGTCGACAACGGCTGCAAGTGGCGCAACCTGCCCGCCGACTTCCCGCCCTGGCGCACCGTCCACGCGATCTTCACTCGCTGGTGGCAGGACGGCGATCTCTACGTCCTCCACAACGACCCGCGCGAACACGTCCGACTGGCCGAAGGACGCCAGACCGAACCCAGCGCAGGGATCATCGATTCACAGTCGCTGCGGGCAGCCGAGACCGTCGCCACCGACTCCCGCGGATACGACGCGGCCAAGAAAGTGCAGGGCCGCAAGCGGCACGTCATCGTGGACACCCTGGGCCTGCTGCTGGTCGTCATCGTCACCGCCGCCGGCGTCCAGGACCGCGACGGCGCCAAGCCCGCGCTGGAACGCCTGCGCGACTGGTACGAGAGGATCTCGCCGATCTGGGCCGGCAGCGCCTACGCGGGCAAGCTCGTCACCTGGGCCAAGAAGCACGTCCGGCGCACCCTGGAGATCGTCAAGCGCAGCGACGATGTCAGCGGTTTCGTGGTCCTGCCTCGCAGGTGGGTGGTGGAGAGGACGCTGTCGTGGATCTGTCAGCGCAGGCGGTGCGTACGTGACTATGAACGGTTATCCGAGCACCACGAGGCCATGGTCCTGTGGGCGATGATCATCCTCATGGGACGACGGCTCGCACGATCCGCCTCTCCCGAGTCGCCCTGA
- a CDS encoding M20/M25/M40 family metallo-hydrolase, which produces MTPAETEVAELCSELIRVDSSNYGDGSGPGERAAAEVVMARLAEVGAEATYVESAPGRGNVVTRIEGADPGLPALLVHGHLDVVPANAADWTVDPFAGEIRDGYIWGRGAVDMKDMDAMMLAVLRQMVTEGRRPRRDIVFAWMADEEAGGEYGAKYLTAKHPELFEGVDHAISEVGGYSLEVDPSLRLYLIETAQKGLAWMRLVADGTAGHGSMLNPGNAVTEVAKAVARLGSHEWPVKLTPTVRRFLTEVADAFGLPFDPENPAPVIDAIGPLARFVGATLHHTTNPTMLTAGYKANVIPGQASAVVDGRFLPGFEEEFLSTVDGLLGPNVRRETVTHDIALETTFDGALVESMIAALKAEDPTARAVPYCMSGGTDNKTFFADLNIRGFGFVPLRLPAEMDFAAMFHGIDERVPVDALHFGTRVLDRLLMSY; this is translated from the coding sequence ATGACCCCCGCCGAGACCGAGGTAGCCGAGCTCTGCAGTGAGCTCATCCGCGTCGACAGCAGCAACTACGGAGACGGCAGCGGCCCCGGCGAGCGCGCCGCCGCCGAGGTCGTCATGGCCAGGCTCGCGGAGGTCGGAGCGGAGGCGACCTACGTGGAGAGCGCGCCGGGCCGCGGCAACGTCGTGACCAGGATCGAGGGCGCGGACCCCGGCCTGCCCGCACTGCTGGTCCACGGCCATCTGGACGTCGTGCCCGCCAACGCCGCCGACTGGACCGTCGACCCGTTCGCCGGCGAGATCCGGGACGGCTACATCTGGGGCCGGGGCGCAGTCGACATGAAGGACATGGACGCCATGATGCTGGCGGTCCTGCGGCAGATGGTGACCGAGGGCCGCAGGCCCAGACGTGACATCGTCTTCGCCTGGATGGCCGATGAGGAGGCGGGTGGCGAGTACGGCGCCAAGTACCTCACCGCCAAGCATCCCGAGCTGTTCGAGGGGGTCGACCACGCCATCAGCGAGGTCGGCGGCTACTCCCTGGAGGTCGATCCCTCGCTGCGGCTCTACCTGATCGAGACGGCGCAGAAGGGCCTGGCCTGGATGCGCCTGGTCGCCGACGGCACGGCCGGGCACGGCTCCATGCTCAATCCGGGCAACGCGGTCACCGAGGTCGCCAAGGCGGTGGCCAGGCTCGGCTCGCACGAGTGGCCGGTCAAGCTGACGCCGACCGTGCGCCGCTTCCTGACCGAGGTGGCCGACGCCTTCGGCCTGCCCTTCGATCCGGAGAACCCGGCGCCGGTCATCGACGCCATCGGCCCGCTGGCAAGGTTCGTCGGCGCGACCCTGCACCACACGACCAACCCGACCATGCTCACCGCGGGCTACAAGGCGAACGTGATCCCCGGTCAGGCCAGTGCCGTGGTGGACGGCCGCTTCCTGCCCGGCTTCGAGGAGGAGTTCCTCTCCACCGTGGACGGGCTGCTCGGGCCGAACGTCCGGCGCGAGACCGTCACCCACGACATCGCGCTGGAGACGACGTTCGACGGCGCGCTGGTCGAATCGATGATCGCGGCGCTGAAGGCGGAGGACCCGACGGCCCGTGCGGTGCCGTACTGCATGTCGGGCGGCACCGACAACAAGACGTTCTTCGCCGACCTGAACATCAGGGGTTTCGGCTTCGTCCCGCTGCGGCTGCCCGCGGAGATGGACTTCGCCGCGATGTTCCACGGCATCGACGAGAGGGTGCCGGTGGACGCCCTGCACTTCGGCACCCGGGTCCTCGACCGCCTGCTGATGAGCTACTGA
- a CDS encoding Lrp/AsnC family transcriptional regulator, giving the protein MTTFDDLDRRLVAALQVSPRATWGEIGAAVGEHERTVARRLQRLLATGAVRVTAILDELRCGLGTPMHLHVQVDPCMTEQVAEALSARPDTRSVYAVTGSADIGCELVAPSRELLHEILTAQIPATPGIVQTRTQVVLHTFQTVAEWHAPYLTEEQVGRLKATASPPAGTLPERVDPTTAERDVVGLLAVDGRIGFTALAERLDVSVPTARRRVAALLERGVVHLRAEVEPALLGLEVEAQLWLSVRAHGLDEVGQTLAGHPSVRYCAATSGTHTMIVQVVAAHEAELYRFLTTVVGPLDDVTDVNVTLITRAYKRGHLRKSGLLTLEYQ; this is encoded by the coding sequence GTGACCACTTTCGACGACCTCGACCGCCGCCTGGTCGCCGCCCTCCAGGTCAGCCCCCGCGCGACCTGGGGCGAGATCGGCGCTGCCGTCGGCGAGCACGAACGGACCGTGGCCCGCCGCCTGCAGCGGCTGCTGGCCACCGGAGCCGTGCGGGTCACCGCCATCCTCGACGAGCTGCGCTGCGGGCTGGGCACGCCGATGCACCTGCACGTCCAGGTCGATCCCTGTATGACGGAGCAGGTCGCCGAAGCTCTCTCCGCGCGCCCCGACACCCGCTCGGTCTACGCGGTCACGGGCTCCGCCGACATCGGCTGCGAGCTGGTGGCCCCCTCCAGAGAGCTCCTGCACGAGATCCTGACCGCGCAGATCCCCGCCACGCCCGGAATCGTCCAGACCCGGACCCAGGTCGTGCTGCACACCTTCCAGACGGTGGCCGAGTGGCACGCGCCCTACCTCACCGAGGAGCAGGTCGGGCGCCTGAAGGCCACCGCGTCGCCGCCCGCCGGAACGCTGCCGGAACGTGTCGATCCGACCACGGCCGAAAGGGACGTCGTCGGCCTGCTGGCCGTCGACGGCCGCATCGGTTTCACCGCGCTCGCCGAGAGGTTGGACGTGTCCGTGCCGACCGCCCGCCGCCGGGTCGCGGCACTCCTCGAGCGAGGGGTGGTGCATCTGCGCGCGGAGGTGGAGCCCGCACTGCTCGGCCTGGAGGTGGAGGCCCAGCTCTGGCTCTCGGTCCGCGCCCACGGCCTGGACGAGGTGGGACAGACACTCGCCGGCCATCCGAGCGTGCGTTACTGTGCCGCCACCTCGGGCACCCACACCATGATCGTTCAGGTCGTCGCCGCCCACGAGGCGGAGCTCTACCGCTTCCTCACCACCGTCGTCGGCCCGCTCGACGATGTCACCGACGTCAACGTCACCCTCATCACCCGTGCCTACAAGCGTGGTCACCTGCGCAAGTCGGGCCTGCTCACCCTGGAGTACCAATGA